In the Clostridium cellulovorans 743B genome, TAAAGGCGCTATGATAGATGAACTAAGAAGAAATAGCCCAATACCAAAAGGCGCTATGGATAAATTAAATAGATATAACAGTGCCATAGATTCTCTTAGAAATACATTGCTTAGGGAACCTACAGTGGATGAAATCGCTTGTGAGATGGCTATTGATATTGCTGATGTCATAGAAATTGAAAACCATATAAATTATCTTTCAGTAGTATCTTTAGAAGAATTAATATATTCAGAAGATGACGATATGCCGCTTATTGGCACCATAAAGGATAACAAAAGTCCGAGTCCAGAAAAAGATTTAGAGGACAAGGAAAAGATGGAATACTTAGCTAAAGCTATCGAACTTCTAAATGAAAAAGATAAATTAGTTTTAAATTTATATTATTATGAAGGATTAACTTTAAAAGAAATAGGCAAAATATTAGAAGTATCAGAATCTAGAGTTTGCCAATTGCATACAAGGGCCATTGCTCATTTAAGAAAGAACTTGAGCAAGTTAAAATACAAATAAGAGGTTAAAATGAATACACTATTTATTTTATTAATCGGCACTTTTTTAATAATCTTTAATGTTAAAATGATAAATAAAGATAAACAAAGCTTTAAGGACACCTTTGATGAAACAAAGGAGAAT is a window encoding:
- a CDS encoding FliA/WhiG family RNA polymerase sigma factor, yielding MALANSTTMNEEIITKYIPLVKYIASRVIIGKSKHIEFDDLVSNGILGLMDALNKFDESKGMKFSSYASIRIKGAMIDELRRNSPIPKGAMDKLNRYNSAIDSLRNTLLREPTVDEIACEMAIDIADVIEIENHINYLSVVSLEELIYSEDDDMPLIGTIKDNKSPSPEKDLEDKEKMEYLAKAIELLNEKDKLVLNLYYYEGLTLKEIGKILEVSESRVCQLHTRAIAHLRKNLSKLKYK